The following proteins are co-located in the Sphingomonas panacis genome:
- a CDS encoding isoaspartyl peptidase/L-asparaginase family protein yields the protein MTWALAIHGGAGSMTRANPGPAGARDALGQALAAGEAVLSQGGAALDAVEAAVRVLEDAPEFNAGRGAALSYDGVAELDAAIMHGATRKAGAVAGVTATRHPVSLARAVMEQSPHVLLGGAGADAFAIAHGLEPATQDWLILPERRAQLEIMRAQAGGAFDVDMKFGTVGAVARDAAGGLAAATSTGGVTGKRWGRIGDSPLIGAGTYADDRACAVSATGSGEFFIRTACAHEIAARIRLAGEDAATATETVLAEIIAMGGTGGVIVMPLEGTPFWRFSTKGMYRGRVTPDHAAEVGVFDDE from the coding sequence ATGACATGGGCACTGGCGATCCACGGCGGCGCGGGCAGCATGACTCGCGCCAACCCGGGCCCGGCCGGCGCGCGCGACGCGCTCGGGCAGGCGCTTGCCGCCGGTGAAGCGGTGCTGAGCCAGGGCGGTGCGGCGCTCGACGCCGTCGAGGCGGCGGTGCGCGTGCTTGAGGATGCGCCCGAGTTCAACGCCGGGCGCGGCGCCGCGCTCAGCTATGACGGCGTCGCCGAACTCGACGCCGCGATCATGCACGGCGCGACGCGGAAAGCTGGCGCGGTCGCGGGCGTCACCGCCACGCGCCACCCGGTCAGCCTCGCGCGCGCGGTGATGGAGCAAAGCCCGCACGTCCTGCTCGGCGGTGCCGGCGCGGACGCCTTCGCAATCGCGCACGGCCTCGAACCGGCGACGCAGGACTGGCTGATCCTGCCCGAACGCCGCGCGCAATTGGAGATCATGCGCGCACAGGCCGGCGGCGCGTTCGATGTCGACATGAAGTTCGGCACGGTCGGCGCGGTGGCGCGCGATGCGGCGGGCGGCCTCGCCGCCGCCACCTCGACCGGCGGCGTCACCGGCAAGCGCTGGGGCCGGATCGGCGATTCGCCGCTGATCGGCGCGGGCACCTATGCCGACGACCGCGCCTGCGCGGTTTCCGCGACCGGATCGGGCGAATTCTTCATCCGCACCGCCTGCGCGCACGAGATCGCCGCCCGCATCCGCCTCGCCGGCGAGGACGCCGCCACCGCGACCGAAACCGTACTCGCCGAGATCATCGCGATGGGCGGCACCGGCGGCGTGATCGTGATGCCGCTGGAGGGCACGCCGTTCTGGCGCTTCTCGACCAAGGGCATGTACCGCGGGCGCGTTACCCCAGACCACGCGGCGGAGGTCGGCGTCTTCGACGACGAGTGA
- a CDS encoding acylneuraminate cytidylyltransferase, whose protein sequence is MQALAIIPARGGSKGLPRKNVLPLGGIPLIAHTIYAARAASRVDRVVVSTDDDEIATVAQRYGAEVVRRPAELASDTASSEAALLHTLDTLRADEGYEPDLLVFLQCTSPLTAPEDIDGTIAALIDREADSALAVTAFHYFLWAEDEAGAHGVNHDKSVRLMRQQRTPEYLETGAVYVMKTADFRAARHRFFGKTVLFDTPVERRLEIDEPADFRIAEERIARLAARPPGLPARVSALVMDFDGVLTDDRVFVSETGAESVVCSRRDGMGIERLRKAGLPMLVISKETNPVVAARCRKLRLPYHHGVEGKLAVLQAWLAETTIDPAETLYVGNDINDLECMAAVGCAVAPQDAHPRALAAAALVLDADGGRGAIRLLADLLEAGGHLARG, encoded by the coding sequence TTGCAGGCACTCGCGATCATCCCGGCACGCGGCGGCTCGAAAGGCCTTCCGCGCAAGAACGTGCTGCCGCTCGGCGGCATACCGCTGATCGCGCACACCATATATGCTGCACGTGCGGCATCGCGCGTCGACCGCGTGGTGGTGAGCACCGACGACGACGAAATCGCGACCGTCGCACAGCGCTACGGCGCCGAGGTGGTGCGCCGCCCCGCCGAGCTCGCCAGCGACACCGCCTCGTCCGAAGCCGCATTGCTCCACACGCTCGACACGCTTCGCGCGGACGAGGGGTACGAGCCCGATCTGCTCGTCTTCCTGCAATGCACCTCCCCGCTCACCGCGCCCGAGGATATCGACGGCACGATCGCCGCGCTGATCGACCGCGAGGCCGACAGCGCGCTGGCGGTGACCGCGTTCCACTATTTCCTGTGGGCCGAGGACGAAGCCGGCGCGCACGGCGTCAACCACGACAAGAGCGTTCGGCTGATGCGCCAGCAGCGCACCCCCGAATATCTCGAAACCGGCGCGGTCTATGTGATGAAGACCGCCGACTTCCGCGCCGCGCGCCACCGCTTCTTCGGCAAGACCGTGCTGTTCGACACGCCGGTCGAGCGCCGGCTCGAAATCGACGAGCCCGCGGATTTCCGCATCGCCGAGGAACGCATCGCCCGGCTCGCGGCGCGCCCGCCCGGTCTGCCGGCCCGCGTCTCCGCGCTGGTGATGGATTTCGACGGCGTGCTGACCGACGATCGCGTCTTCGTCAGCGAAACCGGCGCGGAAAGCGTGGTATGTTCGCGCCGCGACGGCATGGGGATCGAACGGCTGCGCAAGGCCGGGCTGCCGATGCTGGTGATCTCCAAGGAGACCAACCCGGTCGTCGCCGCGCGCTGCCGCAAGCTGCGGCTGCCCTATCATCACGGCGTCGAAGGCAAGCTCGCGGTGCTGCAAGCCTGGCTCGCCGAGACCACGATCGACCCGGCCGAAACACTCTATGTCGGCAACGACATCAACGATCTCGAATGCATGGCCGCGGTCGGCTGCGCGGTCGCGCCGCAGGACGCGCATCCGCGCGCGCTGGCGGCGGCAGCTCTGGTGCTCGATGCCGATGGCGGACGCGGCGCGATCCGGCTGCTCGCCGATCTGCTCGAAGCCGGCGGACATCTCGCGCGTGGCTGA
- a CDS encoding polysaccharide biosynthesis/export family protein, producing the protein MPTNKAMLGALASGLALLSAGCATHSSIRDGTATAVVPVTTLPDPDPRNAIGDISPAYYIGPQDKIDIVVYQFPELTKVVTVDQAGQIALPFVGQVMAGGHTPAEVRAEIASRLGQSIMRHPDVTVAVSESVGQRLTVEGAVNQPGVYPVQGKSSLLQAIAQARGTDDVANEHIVAVFRTINNQKNAAVFDVTMIRDGRMADPVLYGNDTVVVERSAGKVLLKNLYKGVVPVLGVFRAADVANRF; encoded by the coding sequence TTGCCGACCAATAAAGCCATGCTTGGTGCATTGGCTTCGGGGCTCGCCTTGCTGTCCGCCGGGTGCGCCACCCACAGTTCGATCCGCGATGGCACCGCGACAGCGGTCGTGCCGGTCACGACGCTGCCCGACCCCGATCCGCGCAACGCGATCGGCGATATCTCGCCGGCCTATTATATCGGCCCGCAGGACAAGATCGACATCGTCGTCTACCAGTTTCCCGAACTGACCAAGGTCGTTACGGTCGATCAGGCCGGGCAGATCGCGCTGCCGTTCGTCGGCCAGGTGATGGCGGGTGGCCACACCCCGGCGGAAGTCCGCGCCGAGATCGCATCGCGGCTCGGCCAGTCGATCATGCGGCATCCCGACGTGACCGTCGCGGTCTCCGAATCGGTCGGCCAGCGGCTCACCGTCGAGGGTGCGGTCAACCAACCGGGCGTCTATCCGGTGCAGGGCAAGAGCAGCCTGCTCCAGGCGATCGCGCAGGCGAGAGGCACCGACGACGTGGCCAACGAGCATATCGTCGCCGTTTTCCGCACCATCAACAACCAGAAAAACGCAGCAGTCTTCGACGTTACGATGATCCGTGACGGGCGGATGGCCGATCCGGTTCTGTATGGCAACGACACGGTCGTGGTCGAGCGATCCGCCGGAAAGGTGCTGCTGAAGAATCTGTACAAGGGCGTGGTGCCGGTGCTCGGCGTGTTCCGCGCGGCAGACGTGGCAAACCGTTTCTGA
- a CDS encoding polysaccharide pyruvyl transferase family protein has protein sequence MKLLYVGDNSDRINWGCRATSIALRELLARDHEVIAAVTGKMIEARYPVSDRIGDALYGPLAQRLYRKKLRKLPVVGAAVLGLLERLGDPVGLTLDLDRNIDNIDRARAYSPFARALFDAVEACDAIAVNGEGDLIFTTPPRQKLLYILTVCRLAQTRGKPVYYLNAMLSECPIDGIHQPTVDVAARILADSAAVVVREPASYAFVQAHMPAVRATMLPDALFTWRYHFTHSDRPARPAIERLLPFFEHTGHVPPKVASGAYVAISGSSLAARDPARARSTYTNMVRKLKAVGVPLLLIPTCGGDRFLIDVATDTGVELLPLETPILAGAAILANARAFVSGRWHPSIMAALGGTPCVFLGSNSHKTLSIQTLLEYADPREFSAFPSDDDVETIVRQTRDLLAAGDTRRAQILDVSKRLAADAAQCLDLLETRP, from the coding sequence ATGAAGCTTCTCTACGTTGGCGACAACAGCGACCGTATCAACTGGGGGTGCCGGGCGACGAGCATCGCGCTGCGGGAACTGCTTGCGCGCGACCATGAGGTCATCGCGGCCGTAACCGGCAAGATGATCGAGGCGCGCTATCCGGTGTCCGACAGGATCGGCGACGCGCTCTACGGCCCGCTCGCGCAAAGGCTCTACCGCAAGAAGCTCCGCAAGCTTCCGGTCGTCGGCGCGGCGGTGCTCGGCCTGCTCGAACGGCTCGGCGATCCGGTCGGCCTGACGCTCGATCTCGACCGCAACATCGACAATATCGATCGTGCCCGCGCCTATTCGCCGTTCGCGCGAGCCTTGTTCGACGCCGTCGAAGCGTGCGATGCGATCGCGGTGAATGGCGAGGGCGACCTGATCTTCACCACCCCGCCGCGCCAGAAATTGCTCTACATCCTCACCGTCTGCCGGCTGGCGCAGACGCGCGGCAAGCCGGTCTATTATCTCAACGCGATGCTGTCGGAATGCCCGATCGACGGCATTCACCAGCCGACCGTCGATGTCGCGGCACGCATCCTCGCTGACAGCGCCGCCGTGGTGGTCCGCGAACCGGCATCCTACGCGTTCGTTCAAGCGCACATGCCAGCGGTGCGCGCAACGATGTTGCCGGACGCGCTGTTCACGTGGCGCTATCATTTCACCCATTCGGACCGCCCGGCGCGCCCAGCGATCGAACGACTGCTCCCCTTTTTCGAACATACCGGCCATGTGCCGCCCAAGGTCGCCTCCGGGGCATATGTCGCGATCAGCGGGAGTTCGCTGGCAGCGCGCGATCCGGCGCGCGCACGATCGACCTACACCAACATGGTGCGAAAACTGAAGGCGGTCGGCGTCCCGCTGCTGCTGATCCCGACCTGCGGCGGCGACCGGTTCCTCATCGACGTCGCCACCGATACCGGCGTCGAATTGCTCCCGCTGGAAACGCCGATCCTGGCCGGTGCCGCGATCCTGGCAAACGCGCGGGCGTTCGTCTCGGGGCGCTGGCACCCCTCGATCATGGCCGCGCTGGGTGGAACGCCGTGCGTGTTCCTCGGCTCGAACTCGCACAAGACGCTGAGCATCCAGACCCTGTTGGAATACGCGGACCCGCGCGAATTCAGCGCCTTTCCGTCGGACGACGATGTGGAAAC
- a CDS encoding O-antigen ligase family protein: MDELRDRARAAGLFAPDFVAALLLLAAGIILGGSSRPSVGNLLVQLAALGILTWLVIGRRIAVPRGAARVAVWLMLAIAALPLLYSVPLPPAIWSSVPGRDLALRTYALAGIVPPWHGLGLRDGVGLLTALHLLAPIVMFLIAVRLTTVQRWALLYGFLAVTLIAILVGFAQVPGGASHSLHFYDISSINGALGFFPNRNHMATLMLCTLPLAAAGALAWFRERGDEARGLALGGATLFGLAIVALVATSARAGLVLAVPVLIGCALLARIMPRGRRSRGAVPTVLLWGAICLALIAVVGALGLSSVGSKLVTRVQTEGVVDSDRIEFARLTASAVPRFLPFGSGPATFRPVYAMVEPIEDMRPYFINHAHDDYLEILLEYGVPGAVLLLAALAWLGWAGIAAWFDADAPDRPIRCAASVAVAAILLHSTFDYPVRTTTIAIVLALLAALMMASAPAPEARSPKRVKRRTRIRIA, translated from the coding sequence ATGGACGAACTTCGCGATCGCGCACGCGCAGCCGGGTTGTTCGCCCCTGACTTCGTGGCGGCGCTGCTGCTGCTCGCCGCCGGGATCATCCTCGGCGGGTCGTCGCGGCCGTCGGTCGGCAATCTGCTGGTCCAGCTCGCCGCGCTCGGCATCCTGACCTGGCTCGTCATCGGCAGGCGGATCGCCGTGCCCCGGGGCGCGGCGCGGGTCGCCGTCTGGCTGATGCTCGCCATCGCCGCGCTGCCGTTGCTCTACTCGGTGCCGCTGCCCCCGGCGATATGGTCGAGCGTGCCGGGCCGCGACCTCGCGCTGCGCACCTATGCGCTCGCCGGCATCGTTCCGCCGTGGCATGGCCTCGGCCTGCGCGACGGCGTCGGATTGCTCACCGCGCTGCATCTGCTCGCGCCGATCGTGATGTTCCTGATCGCGGTACGCTTGACCACGGTACAGCGTTGGGCGTTGCTCTACGGCTTCCTCGCCGTCACGCTGATCGCGATTCTCGTCGGCTTCGCGCAGGTGCCCGGCGGCGCGTCGCACTCGCTGCATTTCTACGATATCTCCAGCATCAACGGCGCGCTCGGCTTCTTCCCCAACCGCAACCACATGGCGACGCTGATGCTGTGCACGCTGCCGCTCGCCGCCGCCGGCGCGCTGGCGTGGTTCCGCGAACGCGGCGACGAGGCGCGCGGGCTGGCGCTCGGCGGCGCGACGCTGTTCGGGCTGGCGATCGTCGCGCTGGTCGCGACCAGCGCGCGCGCCGGGCTGGTGCTGGCGGTGCCGGTGCTGATCGGCTGCGCCTTGCTCGCACGCATCATGCCGCGCGGCCGCCGGAGCCGCGGCGCCGTACCGACAGTGTTGCTCTGGGGCGCGATCTGCCTCGCGCTGATCGCGGTCGTCGGCGCGCTCGGCCTCAGTTCGGTCGGCAGCAAACTGGTTACGCGCGTGCAGACCGAGGGCGTGGTCGATTCGGATCGTATCGAATTCGCGCGGCTGACGGCGTCGGCGGTCCCGCGCTTCCTGCCGTTCGGCAGCGGCCCCGCCACCTTCCGCCCGGTGTATGCGATGGTCGAGCCGATCGAGGACATGCGCCCCTATTTCATCAACCACGCGCATGACGATTATCTTGAAATCCTGCTCGAATATGGCGTGCCGGGCGCGGTACTGCTGCTCGCGGCGCTGGCATGGCTGGGCTGGGCCGGCATCGCCGCGTGGTTCGATGCCGACGCGCCCGACCGGCCGATCCGCTGCGCGGCGAGCGTCGCGGTCGCGGCGATCCTGCTTCACTCGACCTTCGATTATCCGGTGCGCACCACGACGATCGCGATCGTGCTCGCGTTGCTCGCCGCGCTGATGATGGCGAGCGCGCCGGCGCCGGAAGCGCGCAGCCCCAAAAGAGTGAAACGCCGTACCCGTATTCGAATTGCCTGA
- a CDS encoding N-acetylneuraminate synthase family protein, protein MSVKVIAEVGCNHKGEMSIAKELIKVAADYAKADVVKFQKRNNRELLTEQQYNAPHPNPANAYGETYGAHREYLEFDVDQHRELKDYCESLGIEYSTSVWDTTSAREMATLAPKLLKVPSACNLHFEMLGVLASDFDGEIHLSLGMTTQAEEEQIVDFFLKNGRAKDVVLYACTSGYPVAFDDLCLLEITRLTEKFGDSVKSIAFSGHHLGIAADMAAVALGVSWIERHFTLDRTWKGTDHAASLEPDGLRRLSRDARAVSAALRYKSTEILPVEQVQRDKLKWRPKPNAVKAA, encoded by the coding sequence ATGAGCGTTAAGGTCATTGCCGAGGTCGGCTGCAACCATAAGGGCGAGATGTCGATCGCCAAGGAACTCATCAAGGTCGCGGCGGACTATGCCAAGGCCGATGTGGTCAAGTTCCAGAAGCGCAACAACCGCGAGTTGCTGACCGAACAGCAGTATAACGCGCCGCACCCGAACCCGGCCAACGCTTATGGCGAAACCTATGGCGCGCACCGCGAATATCTCGAATTCGACGTCGATCAGCACCGCGAGCTCAAGGACTATTGCGAGTCGCTCGGCATCGAATATTCGACCTCGGTGTGGGACACGACCTCGGCGCGCGAGATGGCGACGCTCGCGCCCAAATTGCTCAAGGTGCCTTCGGCCTGCAACCTCCACTTCGAGATGCTCGGCGTGCTCGCCAGTGATTTCGACGGTGAGATCCACCTCTCGCTCGGCATGACCACGCAGGCCGAGGAAGAGCAGATCGTCGATTTCTTCCTCAAGAACGGCCGCGCCAAGGATGTCGTGCTCTACGCCTGCACCTCGGGCTATCCGGTCGCGTTCGACGATCTGTGCCTGCTCGAAATCACCCGGCTCACGGAAAAGTTCGGCGACAGCGTCAAGTCGATCGCCTTCTCGGGCCATCACCTCGGCATCGCCGCCGACATGGCGGCGGTCGCGCTCGGCGTGTCGTGGATCGAGCGCCACTTCACGCTCGACCGGACCTGGAAGGGCACCGATCACGCCGCCTCGCTCGAACCCGATGGCCTGCGCCGGCTGAGCCGCGACGCGCGCGCGGTAAGCGCGGCGCTGCGCTACAAGTCGACCGAGATCCTGCCGGTCGAGCAGGTCCAGCGCGACAAGCTCAAGTGGCGCCCCAAGCCCAACGCCGTAAAGGCCGCCTGA
- a CDS encoding S1/P1 nuclease — MIRTVAYLAAAALASAAAPATAYWEYGHETIAKIGYANASPRARAEVRRLLAHSDLLGTPECKATTIEGASTWADCVKPLKGADGTSRFGYAYTWHFQDVNICAPFSLTEACKDGNCVSAQIERDVKTLRDRHAPMKDRVQALVFLIHFTGDLHQPLHAGEKGDKGGNDVKATYGRYGPPRLNLHSIWDGYLAERAITTGPSLVRRYPAPVRAKLAAGSVTDWSRESWQVARDQTYASALKGDPCAPTPPRVTLDDATIERLVPVARLEVERGGLRLAKLLDRALG, encoded by the coding sequence ATGATTCGTACCGTCGCGTATCTCGCCGCCGCCGCGCTCGCCAGCGCCGCCGCCCCCGCTACCGCCTATTGGGAATATGGCCACGAGACGATCGCGAAGATCGGCTATGCCAACGCCTCGCCCCGCGCCCGCGCCGAAGTGCGCCGGCTGCTCGCGCATTCCGATCTGCTCGGCACCCCCGAATGCAAGGCGACGACGATCGAAGGCGCGAGCACCTGGGCCGATTGCGTCAAGCCGCTCAAGGGCGCGGACGGCACATCGCGCTTCGGCTACGCCTACACCTGGCACTTTCAGGACGTGAACATCTGCGCGCCGTTCAGCCTGACCGAAGCCTGCAAGGACGGCAATTGCGTCTCGGCGCAGATCGAGCGCGACGTGAAGACGCTGCGCGACCGGCACGCGCCGATGAAAGACCGCGTGCAGGCGCTCGTCTTCCTGATCCATTTCACCGGCGATCTCCACCAGCCGCTCCACGCTGGCGAGAAGGGTGACAAGGGCGGCAACGACGTCAAGGCGACCTACGGGCGCTACGGCCCGCCCCGGCTCAACCTCCATTCGATCTGGGACGGCTATCTCGCCGAGCGCGCGATCACGACCGGCCCGTCGCTGGTCCGGCGCTATCCCGCGCCCGTCCGCGCAAAGCTCGCCGCCGGCAGCGTGACCGACTGGAGCCGCGAAAGCTGGCAGGTCGCCCGCGACCAGACCTATGCGAGCGCACTCAAGGGCGATCCTTGCGCGCCGACCCCGCCGCGCGTCACGCTCGACGATGCGACGATCGAACGGCTCGTGCCGGTCGCGCGGCTGGAAGTCGAACGCGGTGGCCTCAGGCTGGCGAAGTTGCTCGACCGGGCGCTCGGGTAG
- a CDS encoding GumC family protein: MTERTTSIEPAPGDVWQDDGARGAAARPWQSIGGVGAGASNGLQNFIAVVLKRRWLILGITLAALVIALLFTVFSPPVYIARATFQVQREAPRVVDTQGANAASNTENDQAFLNTQFALMTSRVTAQGIVRRLNLATNRDFIGSGTFGGVFQNDSAPSPAALQQAFDAATAKVMQNLTATQYGTSLLIQVQYEDRNPAMAASIANAAIDEFIQDSIERQFLSSKYAGDFVGRRLLELKAKLEKSERDLVDYASHEKIISVTDAGKPGAQAQSLDSASLNVINNAAVTAKAQRLDAEAAWQLAQTSSAGALAQSTNDPQINDLAGKLATLQADYQQKAQTFRPNFPAMVELRAQIGAIQKQIDQQRGKLLQVVKGNYQLALDKEKALDDQLAKATSQVLDVQSRSIQYMILQREVDTNRALYDALLSRYKEIGVSGGSNSNNVSIIDRARAPGSPAWPILWLNLLIALVGGLAIGLGVAFLLDFLDDTFKMPEDVETNLGLPLLGMIPKLDEDETPLGELAKARSSFVEAYFAARTALQLAGANGAPKSLLITSSNPNEGKTTTAISLAQSFAQEGKRVLLVDADMRRPSLHKMLGFNNAEGFANALNGERRAADVIVHDGHGYDVLPSGPISPNPARLLSGGLRGLLADLESRYDMVIFDGPPIVGLADVPILSAAIEETILVIQARKSRRRVVMSALRRLRSSRSSIVGVILTKFDHRSADYAYTYAYSSYYYSYGDNRTA; the protein is encoded by the coding sequence ATGACTGAACGCACCACCTCGATCGAACCGGCGCCGGGCGATGTCTGGCAGGATGACGGCGCGCGTGGCGCGGCCGCACGACCCTGGCAGTCGATTGGCGGAGTCGGTGCGGGCGCCAGCAACGGCTTGCAGAACTTCATCGCGGTGGTGCTCAAGCGGCGCTGGCTGATCCTCGGCATCACGCTCGCGGCGCTGGTGATCGCGCTGCTGTTCACGGTGTTCTCGCCGCCGGTCTATATCGCCCGCGCCACCTTCCAGGTGCAGCGCGAGGCGCCGCGCGTCGTCGATACGCAGGGCGCCAACGCCGCGTCGAACACGGAGAACGACCAGGCGTTCCTCAACACCCAGTTCGCGCTGATGACCAGCCGGGTGACCGCGCAGGGCATCGTCCGCCGCCTCAACCTCGCGACCAACCGCGATTTCATCGGCAGCGGCACGTTCGGCGGGGTTTTCCAGAACGATTCGGCGCCGAGCCCGGCCGCGCTGCAACAGGCATTCGACGCCGCGACGGCGAAGGTGATGCAGAATCTCACCGCGACTCAATATGGCACGTCGCTGCTGATCCAGGTCCAGTATGAGGATCGCAATCCGGCGATGGCGGCCTCGATCGCCAACGCCGCGATCGACGAATTCATCCAGGACTCGATCGAGCGCCAGTTCCTGTCGTCGAAATATGCCGGCGACTTCGTCGGCCGCCGCCTGCTCGAACTCAAGGCCAAGCTCGAAAAGTCCGAGCGCGATCTGGTCGATTACGCCTCACACGAAAAGATCATCAGCGTCACCGACGCGGGCAAGCCCGGCGCACAGGCGCAGTCGCTCGACTCGGCGTCGCTCAACGTTATCAACAACGCCGCCGTCACCGCGAAGGCGCAGCGCCTCGATGCCGAGGCGGCGTGGCAGCTCGCGCAAACCTCCAGCGCCGGCGCACTCGCCCAATCGACCAACGATCCGCAGATCAACGATCTCGCCGGCAAGCTCGCCACGTTGCAGGCCGATTATCAGCAGAAGGCGCAGACCTTCCGGCCGAACTTCCCGGCGATGGTCGAGCTGCGCGCGCAGATCGGCGCGATCCAGAAGCAGATCGATCAGCAGCGCGGCAAGTTGCTCCAGGTCGTGAAGGGCAATTACCAGCTCGCGCTCGACAAGGAAAAGGCGCTCGACGACCAGCTTGCCAAGGCGACCAGCCAGGTGCTCGACGTCCAGTCGCGCAGCATCCAGTATATGATCCTCCAGCGCGAGGTGGATACCAACCGCGCGCTGTATGATGCGCTGCTCTCGCGCTACAAGGAGATCGGCGTCTCCGGTGGCAGCAACTCGAACAACGTGTCGATCATTGACCGCGCACGCGCGCCCGGTTCGCCGGCATGGCCGATCCTGTGGCTCAACCTGCTGATCGCACTGGTCGGCGGTCTCGCCATCGGTCTCGGCGTCGCCTTCCTCCTCGACTTCCTCGACGACACCTTCAAGATGCCAGAGGATGTCGAGACCAATCTCGGCCTGCCGTTGCTCGGCATGATCCCCAAGCTCGACGAGGACGAGACTCCGCTCGGCGAACTCGCCAAGGCACGGTCGAGCTTCGTCGAGGCGTATTTCGCGGCGCGCACCGCGTTGCAGCTCGCGGGGGCGAACGGCGCGCCCAAATCGCTGCTCATCACCAGTTCGAACCCGAACGAGGGCAAGACCACGACCGCGATCTCGCTCGCGCAGAGTTTCGCCCAAGAGGGCAAGCGCGTGCTGCTGGTCGATGCCGACATGCGGCGGCCGTCGCTTCACAAGATGCTCGGCTTCAACAATGCCGAAGGCTTCGCCAACGCGCTCAACGGCGAACGCCGCGCCGCCGATGTGATCGTCCATGACGGCCACGGGTATGACGTGCTGCCGAGCGGACCGATCTCGCCCAATCCGGCGCGGTTGCTGAGCGGTGGGTTGCGCGGGCTGCTCGCCGATCTCGAATCGCGTTACGACATGGTGATCTTCGACGGTCCGCCGATCGTCGGCCTCGCCGACGTGCCGATCCTGTCGGCGGCGATCGAGGAGACGATCTTGGTGATCCAGGCGCGCAAGAGCCGCCGTCGCGTGGTGATGTCCGCGCTGCGCCGGTTGCGGTCGAGCCGCAGCTCGATCGTCGGCGTGATCCTCACCAAGTTCGATCACCGCTCGGCCGATTATGCGTACACCTACGCCTATTCGAGCTATTATTACAGCTATGGTGACAACCGGACCGCCTGA
- a CDS encoding acyltransferase family protein codes for MERHYGMDWLRVGAFALLILYHIGMVFVPWDFHVKTAHPIDWVAIPMMAANSWRLMLLFVISGYASRALLSKGAHLGSFIASRSRRLLIPLLFGVIFVVPVQPWIELAVKYHYPHDFGWFWLHDYFRFHRLHGIALPTWQHLWFVGYLWCYTLALTVLIASLGWLRAQRGFDWLFGARLGGVLIVIVPIVWLLGVDTLLPGARETHDPLHDGVAHLHYFPGFLFGFALARSEPAMAAIGRWWKPAGVVALLAYGVVAAIEWRWPGNTMPAHPWGVTFATARVVQGWCAVIALAGFADRFWNYDTPWRRTLTEAVFPFYIVHQTIIVLVEYWLLPLHAPPLLEFAVLLPATVAGCWAFYLVGREIGWLRPLIGLRRHTREIPA; via the coding sequence ATGGAACGGCATTACGGCATGGACTGGTTGCGGGTCGGCGCCTTCGCGCTGCTGATCCTCTACCATATCGGCATGGTGTTCGTGCCGTGGGATTTCCACGTGAAGACCGCGCATCCGATCGATTGGGTGGCGATTCCGATGATGGCGGCGAACAGTTGGCGGCTGATGCTGCTGTTCGTGATCTCAGGCTATGCGAGCCGCGCGTTGCTGTCGAAGGGTGCGCATCTCGGCAGCTTCATCGCCTCGCGCAGCCGGCGGCTGCTGATCCCGCTGCTGTTCGGCGTGATCTTCGTGGTGCCGGTGCAGCCGTGGATCGAACTGGCCGTCAAATACCATTACCCGCATGATTTCGGCTGGTTCTGGCTGCACGATTATTTCCGCTTCCATCGCCTCCACGGCATCGCGCTGCCGACGTGGCAGCATCTGTGGTTCGTCGGCTATCTGTGGTGCTACACGCTCGCGCTGACGGTGCTGATCGCGAGCTTGGGATGGCTACGCGCGCAACGCGGCTTCGACTGGCTGTTCGGCGCAAGATTGGGCGGCGTGCTGATCGTGATCGTGCCGATCGTGTGGCTGCTCGGCGTAGACACGCTGCTGCCCGGTGCGCGCGAGACTCACGATCCGCTCCACGACGGCGTCGCGCATCTCCATTATTTCCCCGGCTTCCTGTTCGGCTTCGCGCTGGCGCGCTCGGAGCCGGCGATGGCGGCGATCGGGCGGTGGTGGAAGCCGGCCGGCGTGGTCGCGCTGCTCGCGTACGGCGTGGTCGCCGCGATCGAGTGGCGCTGGCCGGGCAACACCATGCCCGCTCACCCGTGGGGCGTCACCTTCGCCACCGCGCGCGTGGTGCAGGGCTGGTGCGCGGTGATCGCGCTCGCGGGCTTCGCCGATCGCTTCTGGAACTATGACACGCCGTGGCGCCGCACGCTGACCGAGGCGGTGTTCCCCTTCTACATCGTCCACCAGACGATCATCGTGCTGGTCGAATATTGGCTGCTGCCGCTGCACGCGCCGCCGCTCCTGGAATTCGCGGTGCTTTTGCCCGCGACGGTGGCGGGCTGCTGGGCGTTTTATCTGGTCGGCCGCGAGATCGGCTGGCTGCGCCCGCTGATCGGCCTCCGGCGGCACACTCGGGAGATACCGGCATGA